Proteins encoded in a region of the Sander lucioperca isolate FBNREF2018 chromosome 18, SLUC_FBN_1.2, whole genome shotgun sequence genome:
- the dnal1 gene encoding dynein light chain 1, axonemal has translation MAKATTVREALAKWEEKAGEKVGEAKAIKLYGQVPPIEKMDASLSTLTNCEKLSLSTNCIEKITNLNGLKNLRILSLGRNNIKALTGLETIGDTLEELWISYNLIEKLKGIQSMKNLKVLYMANNLVKEWGEFVRLADLPCLADLVFVGNPLEEKHSAEGNWMDEASKRLPHLKKLDGTPVIKDVAEGD, from the exons ATG GCCAAAGCAACGACTGTGAGAGAAGCACTGGCCAAATGG gaaGAGAAGGCAGGCGAGAAAGTGGGCGAGGCTAAAGCCATAAAACTGTATGGTCAGGTTCCTCCTATAGAGAAGATGGATGCCTCTCTCTCCACACTCACTAATTGCGA AAAGCTCTCTCTGTCTACAAACTGCATTGAAAAAATAACCAATCTGAATGGCCTGA AGAACTTGAGGATATTGTCATTAGGAAGAAATAATATAAAGGCCCTCACTGGGCTG GAGACAATAGGGGACACATTAGAAGAGCTGTGGATCTCCTATAACTTGATAGAGAAACTGAAGGGAATTCAATCCATGAAAAACTTAAAAGTCCTCTATATGGCCAACAACCTGGTCAAAGAATGGG GAGAGTTTGTGAGGCTAGCTGACCTGCCATGCCTCGCAGACCTGGTGTTTGTTGGAAATCCCCTAGAGGAGAAGCATTCAGCTGAGGGAAACTGGATGGATGAAGCCTCTAAAAGACTACCTCATCTGAAAAAACTAGATG GAACCCCAGTCATCAAGGATGTGGCTGAAGGAGATTGA